The Henckelia pumila isolate YLH828 chromosome 2, ASM3356847v2, whole genome shotgun sequence genome includes a window with the following:
- the LOC140877500 gene encoding uncharacterized protein — translation MGHHISYFPEPKNVGTRTNIGATSSKTKENKLNAQVFTITQEEAADANDVIAGTILIKNYLLMCCLIAVQHIHLYLKRFSNKLVFEPITLVEPFRVATPTSKTIETHKVHRNCNVCINRHTFEATLIQLNMLEFNSILGMDWLSKNHTLDDYKRKNGKLRVSNQEEFIYHGKGKGCKSLLSASQTWKDMKSGEEIYLSMINEVKGAELRLEDIPVVQEFPDVFPEELRGIIPNRKVGFEINLVPGSAPISKEPYQMASMNLRS, via the coding sequence ATGGGACACCACATTTCTTATTTTCCCGAGCCTAAGAATGTGGGGACAAGAACGAACATTGGCGCTACCTCAAGCAAgacaaaagaaaacaaactcaATGCTCAGGTGTTTACCATCACTCAAGAGGAGGCTGCTGACGcaaacgatgtcatagcaggtaccATTCTAATCAAAAATTACCTTCTTATGTGTTGTTTGATTGCGGTGCAACACATTCATTTATATCTAAAGAGGTTTTCTAATAAGTTAGTATTTGAACCTATAACACTTGTCGAACCTTTTAGAGTAGCAACTCCTACTAGCAAAACTATTGAGACTCATAAGGTACACCGCAATTGCAATGTATGTATCAATAGGCATACTTTCGAAGCTACTCTGATTCAACTCAATATGTTGGAGTTCAATTCAATtctgggtatggactggttatCCAAGAACCATACATTGGACGATTATAAGAGGAAGAATGGGAAACTTAGGGTGTCAAACCAAGAGGAATTCATCTATCATGGCAAGGGCAAGGGATGTAAATCCCTTTTATCTGCTTCCCAGACCTGGAAAGATATGAAGAGCGGTGAAGAAATTTATCTATCAATGATTAACGAAGTAAAAGGAGCAGAACTCAGACTGGAAGATATTCCGGTAGTACAAGAATTCCCAGACGTCTTTCCTGAGGAACTTCGTGGAATCATTCCAAACCGCAAAGTGGGATTTGAAATTAATTTGGTACCTGGTTCTGCACCAATTTCAAAGGAACCATATCAAATGGCCTCAATGAACTTAAGGAGTTAA